TACCTCCGCGGATACTCCCGTGCAGTACTTTTCCTTGGCGGGTTGAAATATCAGGCCGTCCGGTTCGTGAGAGAGCTGCTTAGCGAATTTCTCGCCCAACAGATTTTTGCTCTGCGTCACGTCCCAGAAATACTTGACTCGCACCGAGAACGGTTCGCGTTCCTTTATCAATCGTCCCTCCTTCATAGCCTTTAGCCTGCCGgcgattattttgttttcgaTAATGGAATAACGATCAGGGTGGAACGGTAATTTACTAACATCCTGTCCGTCGTACATAATAACGTCGTACACCAAATATCTAGGAATATTCTTGCCCCTATCTTTGTCGATCACCATTTcctgcaaaattaaaatcccGTGAAAGCTACGACTCCAACATTTTTCgcaactttataaaaaaaaacctgtgGGTAAAGTTAGGCGACTTACGCCGTCCATCAGAGTATCTCTCAGACATCGGTTGTCTCGCAAATGTGGAAATGTCAAACCGTTTGCTTCAAAGACGCTGTTTTCCCTGTCTATGAAGAACACCTGTCCGTCACCTTGTACCAACATCATGTACctaaacaaaaacaaaaaacagtGGATGAGTCTCCAAGCTTATTCTCGATATTcgatgtatataattaatataataccaAAAGTGACACTCATGTATACAAAAACATTTCCAACTGACCTTGTGCCGTCGGCCTTCCAAGATACTCTATACGGCTTTGTGTGTAGCAGCATTATATTGTCGCAATCCATGGATACGGGCTGAGAACCGGGGAACCCCGACTCCTCCCATCCACAGATTTCCTGGATTCGCCTCTGGATTCCGAACagtctctttttttctaagaTAGGAGTGACACCAGGTACGCCGGCCATGAACACCggatttctattaaaaatctCACGCCTCTTCCTCTTGCCCTTCTCCTCCCGGCCGTTCTCGTTCTCCGTGCTCGGTCCCTCGTCCGCGTCCGCGACATTGGAGTCGTCGTACTCCAGGCACCAAGCCGGTCTCgcgggcggcggcggcgcgtcCGCCACCTCGTCGTAACGCTTGTACAGCTCCTTTATGTAATCGGCTTTGTAAATTCCAGGTGGCCTCGCGGTGGCAAACTCCGCTATCCCGGCGTCGACACTGGTACCGTCTATCTCAACTAAGTAACTGATTATGAGAAACCCAGTCCTGTTGAAACCGTGCGTGCAATGCACGCCGATGATGTCCAGCGGATTTTGAGCGATGAATTTGCTACAGAGCTGCACGAAGGCGCGGGTCTGCTCCTCGGACGGGGTCTCGCCGTGGCCGCGGCACTGCAGCTTCACGTACCTACAATCGTAATCGTCTATCGTGTCCTTATCGTAAAACCTCGACGTGTTGGTCAAGTCTATCCACAGGCCCATCTTCATCTTCTGACTTTTCAGATTCTCGAAGAGCATGTCGACGTTGAAGCGACACCCCTCGGGCACCTGGCTGTCGTAGACCGAGGACAGGGGCGTCTTGAAGGCCAGGAACTTGCCCTGGATCAGCCTCATCGCCTTGCGCGGACAGTCGAGCCAGCGAGGTGGTACCTCGCGGAAACTTTTGTTGTCGCTCGACATTCTCGCGGTCGGGTCGACGCGTTAAGGACGTGATACACGGGGTGAAAAAGTGCGCCGCGGCTCGGAGTCCTGCGACGAACAGTCCAGCATTTCACTCGCTTAAGCTGCGACGAAAGATAATCGAGTCACGCTTAATCAGGAGCAATCTAACCTACTTCCTCGCCTACGGAGCAGCCGTCGCTCGCGGGCAGGACACTTCCCCGGTGCACTCCCGGCTAAGCCACGAAGTTGCACTTGGCCTGGAGGCTGGAGGCGATCTTTGGGATTGAAGCGGCGGGGCCGCTTTTAATCCATAACTGTACGGAATCACCGAAACATGCGGTAAGGAATGACATTAACCATGGTGCCCGCCATTGCGCGTAACTGCGCGCTTGGCGACTCCGATTTTCCATCGGAATTCGGGATCATCGCCGTCGCGCGGCGCGCACAGCGCGCGACATATAACTATCGAATTCCGAAAGCGATAAAACGATAAACGAGAATCGAAACGCGCATCTTTCGACCATTCTTtcgaaaaattgacgaaattatttatcttgaCGAGAGAAGCGGATTAAAGGCAATTTAAATGTCGCGTTGTCCAAAATTAACATTCGAAAGAAGTAAAATTGAAGTAAGCGTGTGAGTTTTTGAGGTTAAATTCTGGGGACTTGAGCTTCAATAGAAAATTTGGTTGCCTGCTGCGCTGCTCCGCACTAGCGCGCTCTAGATGCAGCAcgtaaattaatgtattagtGTGGAAAAACATGCACTTCGGtcgataaaacaaattttccaTGTACCCAAAAATATGATGTTGATTTATCAATcgagagataattattaaattattttacgtgtgtgatatttattattacacaactctgaatttatattatatattaagagaattatatataattatgttaattatattctcaGACAGCACACGTAtctaaaaaacattataaaaacacCTTTTAgacatatatgtttatatatatgtctaaAAGGTCTAATATgttgatatatgttaaaaaaaaaacacctcAAAGACGTCTTTATGATATCTTTAgacatgcgtgctgtctggttaattatattaattataattttgaaaggctcaaattatttaaaatcaataattaagtGAGAAGGGCACTGGAGCCGTAACAAGGTATTAGTGTCGTAATCTTTAATTGAGTAAAAAATTGACAACTCGACATACGCGCGTTTCGGCCTGACATTACAAAACATCCTAATATACTTTAGAGCTGCAGTACACGCATTTTACctcaatgtaattttttgatCGAAACCGCACAtgtcttataattaaaatgtcgaGAAGTAAAAGTAGTTAATGTGGTAAGAGGGCCTATAGTGTTCCATGCAGAAAGTCATGTTGTAAAAATCactaataatgttataatcaAGTTACAGATATGGAGAGAACAAGTGTCTTAgacaaaagttatatataacttttataaacgTGTAAATATCACTAATGATGCTATAAGTTAAAGATACGGAGAACAAGGGTCTATAATTTGTTCTCCGTATCTTTAACTTGTAACATTATTAGTGATTTTTACAACATGACTTTCTGCATGGAATACCATACAGGTCCTCTTACCATATTAACTACTTTTTACTTCtcgacattttaattataagacaCGTGCGGTTTcgatctaaaaattatatcgcgaAAAGAAAACTTGTGCGATAATGCGTGTAATATGGCTCTAAAGTTTATTAGATTGTTCTGTAATGTCGATTTTTACAACATGACTTTACTCTTACCatatattaactatttttacttctcgacattttaattataagacaCGTGCGGTTTcgatctaaaaattatatcgcgaAAAGAAAACTTGTGCGATAATGCGCGTAATACGGCTCTAAAGTTTATTAGGATGTTCTATAATGTCGATTTTTACAACATGACTTTACTCTTACCATATATTAACTACTTTTTACTTCtcgacattttaa
The nucleotide sequence above comes from Temnothorax longispinosus isolate EJ_2023e chromosome 4, Tlon_JGU_v1, whole genome shotgun sequence. Encoded proteins:
- the LOC139812189 gene encoding mRNA-capping enzyme-like, with translation MSSDNKSFREVPPRWLDCPRKAMRLIQGKFLAFKTPLSSVYDSQVPEGCRFNVDMLFENLKSQKMKMGLWIDLTNTSRFYDKDTIDDYDCRYVKLQCRGHGETPSEEQTRAFVQLCSKFIAQNPLDIIGVHCTHGFNRTGFLIISYLVEIDGTSVDAGIAEFATARPPGIYKADYIKELYKRYDEVADAPPPPARPAWCLEYDDSNVADADEGPSTENENGREEKGKRKRREIFNRNPVFMAGVPGVTPILEKKRLFGIQRRIQEICGWEESGFPGSQPVSMDCDNIMLLHTKPYRVSWKADGTRYMMLVQGDGQVFFIDRENSVFEANGLTFPHLRDNRCLRDTLMDGEMVIDKDRGKNIPRYLVYDVIMYDGQDVSKLPFHPDRYSIIENKIIAGRLKAMKEGRLIKEREPFSVRVKYFWDVTQSKNLLGEKFAKQLSHEPDGLIFQPAKEKYCTGVSAEVLKWKPLSLNSVDFKLKIVTESGVGILPRKIGHLYVGGLNKPYGNMKITKQIKDLDNAIVECKFENGQWIFMRQRIDKSFPNSVTTAESVCKSINRPVTKERLLDYIEKYRFARDDADLMPPPNKKPR